The nucleotide window GCCGTGGCGCTCCCGGGTCATGCCCAATGGCCTTCCACCCAACGCCAGTTCGGACCACGCGCTACCCAGTGCCCCGGCACCCAGCGATGACCGACGCGCACCGCCTGCCAGTGGCCGCCCACCCAGACATAACGGCCCTGGGCCCAACGCCAGTGGCCCGGATCCCATGCGTAACCGGCACGCGGCGCCGGCACCACTTCGACGCGCGGCGACGGCGGCGCCATCGGCGCGACGATCACCGCCTGCGCGAAGGCCGGCGCGGCGCTGAGTGTGGCGGCGCAGGTCAGCGCGGCGGTCAGCATGGCGGTGAGCAGGCGAACCGGTTGGGTGGATGTCATGTTGGTTTCTCCCATCAAAGCCGAAGCCGGAAAGCGGCTCCGTTTCCTGTTGAACGCAGCAGCGGAAGCAATCCGTCGCTGCGGGCAGTGTGAAAAATCAAAAGGAAAGAAGGATGCGGGAAAAACCGTGGTGAAACGCGAGGCGCAGCGTCGCGGCCGGCTGCGCGCCGCGATGCGGCGTCAGCAGAACGACAGCAAAGGTTATGCAAACGAATAAAACCCGAGGGCTTCGGTAAGGTTCGCGCCCCGAAATCTTAATTATCGAATGGTCCAATGCGCGCAGTTTGTCGCGGTAAGACCACTAGCACTAGCTGTATTTCTAACAATATCCCCAGCGAACATCCACACCTACGTTGATGCAAACGCTGAACGGCGAAGTCGAATCTGGAGCCTTTCAAATGTTCCGTAGAACCCTCTTACCCATCCCGTTTGCAGCGCTGCTTACGCTCGCAGCTTGCGGCAACAACAGCGTGAGCACGCCTGCACCGGTGGTATCGGCTCAGGACGCCGTGGCCACGACCACGCCGATCAAGCACGTCGTGGTGATTTTCGGCGAGAACGTTTCGTTCGATCACTACTTCGGCACCTACCCGAACGCTTCCAACCCGACGGGCGAGCCACAATTCGTGGCGGCCACAGGCACGCCGACGGTCAACAACCTCAGCAGCAACAACCTGATCACGGCCAACCCGAACGCGCTGGCCACCTCGCCGAACACGGCGGGCCGCACGGTCGGCAGCGTGACGATCGCGGGCCTGGGCCTGCCGGCCGCCGATCTGCTGCCGTTCCGCCTGGACCGCTCGCAAGCCAATACGTCGAGCCAGAACCACGCCTACGCGGCCGAAGAGCTCGCCTATAACAACGGCGCGATGGACGCGTTCCCGCTCTTCACGGCAGCCACTTCGACGATCGCCGGCAGCACCGGCGCGTTCGCCACGAAGGGCCAGGTGCTCGGCTACTTCGACGGCAACACGGTCACGGCGCTGTGGAACTACGCGCAGAACTTCGCGATGAACCAGAACGCGTACACGGACACGTATGGTCCGTCGACGCCGGGTGCGCTCGAAGTGGTATCCGGTCAGAACAACGGCGTCGTCGTGACCGGCGGCACGTCGGCCAATGCGATTCCCGACTCGGCAGGCAGCTTCACGATGATCGGCGACCTCGACCCGACCGGCGACGTCTGCACGATCTCGGCAAAGAGCACGCCGACCGGCGCGATGTCGTCGAATAACAAGAACATCGGCGACCTGCTCAACGCGAAGGGTCTGACGTGGGGCGGCTTCATGGGCGGCTTCAATCTGCAGACCGTCAACGCCAACGGCACGACTGGCTGCTTGCGCTCGACCTTCTCGCAAGTGCTGAACGCGACCAAGGCCGACTACGTGCAGCATCACGCGTGGTTCCAGTATTACGCGAGCACGGCCAACCTGGCGCATACGCGTCCGTCGTCGACGGCGATGATCGGCTCCGCCGATCCGCTCGACAACTCGGCAACGCCGGTGCACCACCAGTACGACACCGACGACTTCTTCGCCGCGGTGAAGGCGGGCAACTATCCGTCGGTGAGCTTCCTGAAGGCGCCGGCGATTGGCGACGGCCATCCGGGCAACTCGGATCCGATCGACGAACAGGCTTTCGTGACCAAGGTGGTCAACTTCCTGCAACAACAGCCTGACTGGAAGAACACCGCCGTGATCATCGCCTACGACGATTCGGACGGCTGGTACGACCACCGTTTCAAGGCACCGACGAGCGCATCGTTCGATTCGACCACGGCGCAATCCGCGGGCGGCAAGACGGTGGCGGGCACCGACAACCTGAGCGGCGTGGGTCAGTGCACGGCAGCAGGCGCAGTACAGCCGCAAGGCGTGAACGGCGGCGCGGTGAACGGCCGTTGCGGTCCGGGTACGCGGACGCCGTTTATCGTGGTGTCGCCGTGGGCGAAGGTCAACTTCGTCGACGATACGCCGATCACCCAGGCCTCCGTGGTGCGCTTCATCGAGGACAACTGGCTGGGCGGTCAACGCCTCGGCGGCGGTTCGTTCGACGCGACGGCGGGCAGCATCATGAACATGTTCAACTTCACGGGCTCCGGCAACAATCCGGCGCTGTTCCTGGATCAGAACCTGGGTACCAAGCTCGCAGCCGCGCCGGCGAGCTGATCCGCGGACGTGCCGTGCCCTCTTCTCCTGCGCTTGCCGTTGCGTGATGCGCGAGTCTCATTCGTGCCTCACGCCGCGTGGCGGCGCGTAGCGGGAAGCGTCACGCACCCTATGTCGTAGTTGGGCGTCGAGCCAGTGCAAACGTGCTGGCTCGATTTTGCTTTTTATCGCACCCGATCGAATCATCTGTCATCACCGCCATGAACCATCCTTCTGACGCCGCATTGCCTTCGCCTCTGCCCGCGGGCGGCGAGCCCAGCCCCGTGATTACCCGCCGCTCGTGGCTCAGACTGCTCGTGTGGAGCGCGGCCGGTGTCGTGCTCGCGTTCATCGTCTACTGCGCGTACGCGCTCGCGTACCCGGAGCGCATGCCGCCTGCGGTCGGCGAGATCGTCGAGGAAATCACCGGCGCGAATCCGCATCCGGTGACGTTGATGCGTCCGCAGAATGTGCCGCTGAGCGCCGTGGCGCTGCTCGGCAAACAGATTTTCTTCGACCAGAGTTTGTCGGCGTCGGGTACGCAGTCGTGTGCGTCGTGCCACTCGCCGCAGCATTCGTATGCGCCGGATAACGCGTTCCCGGTGCAACTCGGTGGCGCGCATATGAACCAGGCGGGTTATCGTCCGCCGCCGTCGCTCACGTATCTGTACCGTCAGGCGCCGTTCAGCATCGGCCCGGATCAGGGCGACACCGACGTGCCGGTCGACATGACGCAACTGGCGACGCAAGCCGTCGGCGTGCAGCGCGCGCAAAAGACAGCGCTCGCCGCGCCCGCCGCTCCGGCGATGGTGCCGCAAGGCGGATTGTTCTGGGACGGCCGCGTCGATACTTTGCAGGACCAGGCAATCGGTCCGCTGACCAATCCGGTGGAAATGGCCAACGCGACGCCGGAGGATGTCGCCCACAAGCTGCTGGCGACCAGGTATCTGGATCAATTCAAGCAGATTTTCGGACCCGGCATCGTCACCAATCCGAGCCTGATGATCTCCGAGGCGATGTTCGCCGTCGGGCGTTATCAGATCGAGGATCCGTCGTTCCATGCCTTCAGCAGCAAGTATGACTACTGGCTCGAAGGCAAGGCCCGTCTGACGCATGCCGAGTTGCACGGCCTGCAGTTGTTCAACGACAAGGACAAGGCGAACTGCGCCGGCTGCCATTTGAGCCAGCCGAGCAAGGA belongs to Paraburkholderia aromaticivorans and includes:
- a CDS encoding YXWGXW repeat-containing protein; this translates as MTSTQPVRLLTAMLTAALTCAATLSAAPAFAQAVIVAPMAPPSPRVEVVPAPRAGYAWDPGHWRWAQGRYVWVGGHWQAVRVGHRWVPGHWVARGPNWRWVEGHWA
- a CDS encoding phospholipase C; the encoded protein is MFRRTLLPIPFAALLTLAACGNNSVSTPAPVVSAQDAVATTTPIKHVVVIFGENVSFDHYFGTYPNASNPTGEPQFVAATGTPTVNNLSSNNLITANPNALATSPNTAGRTVGSVTIAGLGLPAADLLPFRLDRSQANTSSQNHAYAAEELAYNNGAMDAFPLFTAATSTIAGSTGAFATKGQVLGYFDGNTVTALWNYAQNFAMNQNAYTDTYGPSTPGALEVVSGQNNGVVVTGGTSANAIPDSAGSFTMIGDLDPTGDVCTISAKSTPTGAMSSNNKNIGDLLNAKGLTWGGFMGGFNLQTVNANGTTGCLRSTFSQVLNATKADYVQHHAWFQYYASTANLAHTRPSSTAMIGSADPLDNSATPVHHQYDTDDFFAAVKAGNYPSVSFLKAPAIGDGHPGNSDPIDEQAFVTKVVNFLQQQPDWKNTAVIIAYDDSDGWYDHRFKAPTSASFDSTTAQSAGGKTVAGTDNLSGVGQCTAAGAVQPQGVNGGAVNGRCGPGTRTPFIVVSPWAKVNFVDDTPITQASVVRFIEDNWLGGQRLGGGSFDATAGSIMNMFNFTGSGNNPALFLDQNLGTKLAAAPAS
- a CDS encoding cytochrome-c peroxidase, whose product is MNHPSDAALPSPLPAGGEPSPVITRRSWLRLLVWSAAGVVLAFIVYCAYALAYPERMPPAVGEIVEEITGANPHPVTLMRPQNVPLSAVALLGKQIFFDQSLSASGTQSCASCHSPQHSYAPDNAFPVQLGGAHMNQAGYRPPPSLTYLYRQAPFSIGPDQGDTDVPVDMTQLATQAVGVQRAQKTALAAPAAPAMVPQGGLFWDGRVDTLQDQAIGPLTNPVEMANATPEDVAHKLLATRYLDQFKQIFGPGIVTNPSLMISEAMFAVGRYQIEDPSFHAFSSKYDYWLEGKARLTHAELHGLQLFNDKDKANCAGCHLSQPSKDGLPPVFTDTQYEALGVPRNPAIPVNKDPKFFDMGVCGPFRDDLAKQTQYCGMFLTPTLRNSAERKVFFHNGVYHDLKQVMDFYNLRNTSPEKIYPRDASGKVQKYNDLPAQYHANVDVADAPFDRKFGDQPAMTDQDIQDIIAFMKTLSDGYKD